One window of the Chitinophaga niabensis genome contains the following:
- the secA gene encoding preprotein translocase subunit SecA, whose product MLGFLTKLFGGNKSDRDIKLILPVVKQIGEEYEKLSQLNIDELRAKTQDFRARIKAHLAETDKEIAAKKAAAESEEDVNTKDITYSEIDKLIKERDKKIEEVLKQILPEAFAVVKETARRLKEANGAITAKATDLDRQLAVKKDYVTIEGDKVTWKNSWIAGGTEVTWNMVHYDVQLIGGNVLHSGKIAEMATGEGKTLVSTLPAYLNALAGEGVHIVTVNDYLARRDSEWNGPLFEFLGITVDCIDKHQPHSAERRMAYQADITYGTNNEFGFDYLRDNMVHSPEEMVQRKHHFAMVDEVDSVLIDDARTPLIISGPIPRGDEQEFHALKPRIQRLVEEQRKVVNASLIEAKKLIAEGKDDPKTGGLALMRAWRGLPKNSATIKYLSEPGIKVLQQKAENYYIADQQREMPKVDEGLYFHIEEKNNSVDLTEKGIALITGAGEDPNFFLMPDVGSEIAELEKLELSAEERLQRKDQLLQDFAIKSERIHSVQQLLKAYTLFDKDVEYVVMDGKVKIVDEQTGRILDGRRYSDGLHQAIEAKENVKVEAATQTFATITLQNYFRMYHKLAGMTGTATTEAGEFWEIYKLDVVTIPTNLPITRKDAEDLVYKTKRDKYKAVIEEIKGLQNAGRPVLVGTTSVEVSELLGKMLTFEKIPHNVLNAKQHAREAQIVAEAGLAGAVTIATNMAGRGTDIKLGPGVKEAGGLAIIGTERHESRRVDRQLRGRAGRQGDPGTSQFFVSLEDDLMRMFGSDRIASLMDRMGYKEGEVIQHSMITRSIERAQKKVEENNFGIRKRLLEYDDVMNKQRTVIYSKRNHALLGERLSIDIDNAFYEVAENLVNTHRETGDHETFKLDVILNFAVDTAITQDELAKGNIQEIAEKLYSEATNNYHRRTTEVMHGTLPVIKKIYEEQGQHIENISIPFTDGKKGINVLAPLKKVVETQGRETVAALERSITLALIDDAWKEHLRAMDDLKQSVQSAVYEQKDPLLIYKFEAFQLFKQMSAENSKEIVAFLCKAGIPGSQGEDEITEGHEQKTDMSRMRASHQEFENGGGAQQQQRQQEYAPAEEQHRPEPVRVGPKVGRNDPCPCGSGKKYKACHGKDA is encoded by the coding sequence ATGCTAGGTTTTTTAACAAAGCTTTTTGGTGGAAACAAGTCTGATCGGGATATCAAACTGATCCTCCCCGTAGTAAAGCAGATCGGCGAGGAATACGAAAAACTTTCCCAACTTAACATTGATGAACTGCGTGCAAAAACGCAGGATTTCCGCGCCCGTATTAAAGCTCACCTGGCTGAAACGGATAAAGAGATTGCCGCTAAAAAAGCTGCTGCTGAAAGTGAGGAGGATGTAAATACAAAAGATATCACCTATAGTGAAATAGATAAACTGATCAAGGAAAGAGATAAAAAGATCGAAGAGGTCCTCAAACAGATCCTTCCTGAAGCGTTTGCTGTGGTGAAAGAAACTGCCCGCCGCCTCAAAGAGGCCAATGGTGCCATCACTGCCAAAGCCACTGATCTTGACCGCCAGCTGGCTGTAAAAAAGGACTATGTGACCATTGAAGGTGACAAAGTGACCTGGAAAAACTCCTGGATCGCCGGTGGAACAGAAGTGACCTGGAACATGGTGCACTATGATGTACAGCTGATAGGTGGTAATGTACTGCACTCCGGTAAAATTGCCGAAATGGCCACAGGTGAAGGTAAAACCCTGGTTTCTACCCTCCCCGCCTACCTGAATGCTCTCGCCGGTGAAGGTGTTCACATTGTTACCGTGAACGATTACCTCGCCCGCCGTGACTCTGAATGGAATGGCCCCCTCTTTGAATTCCTCGGTATTACCGTTGATTGTATAGATAAACACCAGCCACATTCTGCTGAACGCCGCATGGCTTACCAGGCAGACATCACCTATGGTACCAATAACGAATTTGGTTTTGACTACCTCCGTGATAACATGGTACACAGCCCGGAAGAAATGGTGCAACGCAAACACCATTTTGCTATGGTGGATGAGGTGGATAGCGTATTAATTGACGATGCGCGTACCCCATTGATCATTTCCGGCCCTATCCCCCGTGGTGATGAACAGGAATTCCATGCTTTGAAACCACGCATCCAGCGACTGGTGGAAGAACAAAGGAAAGTGGTGAACGCCAGCCTGATAGAAGCCAAGAAACTCATCGCGGAAGGTAAAGACGATCCCAAAACCGGTGGTCTTGCCCTGATGCGTGCATGGCGCGGTCTTCCCAAGAACAGCGCCACCATTAAATATTTAAGCGAGCCCGGTATCAAAGTACTGCAACAAAAAGCAGAGAACTATTATATCGCGGATCAGCAAAGGGAAATGCCCAAAGTGGACGAAGGGCTGTACTTCCACATTGAAGAAAAGAACAACAGTGTAGACCTTACCGAAAAAGGGATTGCCCTCATCACCGGCGCCGGAGAAGATCCAAACTTCTTCCTCATGCCGGATGTTGGCTCTGAAATAGCAGAACTGGAAAAGCTGGAACTCTCCGCAGAAGAAAGACTGCAAAGGAAAGACCAGCTGTTGCAGGACTTCGCCATTAAATCTGAACGCATCCACTCCGTACAACAATTACTGAAAGCCTACACTTTATTTGATAAAGACGTAGAGTATGTGGTAATGGACGGGAAAGTGAAGATCGTAGATGAACAGACAGGCCGTATCCTGGATGGCCGCCGTTATTCAGACGGTTTGCATCAGGCGATAGAAGCCAAGGAAAATGTAAAGGTAGAAGCCGCTACACAAACCTTCGCTACCATCACCCTGCAGAACTACTTCCGGATGTATCACAAGCTGGCCGGCATGACCGGTACGGCTACTACAGAAGCCGGTGAGTTCTGGGAGATCTACAAACTGGATGTAGTGACCATCCCCACCAACCTCCCTATCACCCGTAAAGATGCGGAAGACCTGGTGTATAAAACCAAAAGAGACAAGTACAAAGCTGTTATAGAAGAGATCAAAGGTTTACAGAATGCAGGACGCCCTGTACTGGTAGGTACCACCTCTGTCGAAGTATCTGAGTTACTGGGTAAAATGCTCACCTTCGAAAAGATCCCTCACAATGTATTGAACGCCAAACAGCACGCAAGGGAAGCACAGATCGTTGCAGAAGCCGGTCTGGCCGGAGCTGTGACCATCGCTACCAACATGGCAGGCCGTGGTACGGACATTAAACTCGGGCCTGGTGTAAAAGAAGCCGGCGGTTTGGCCATCATTGGTACAGAACGTCACGAAAGCCGCCGTGTGGACCGTCAGTTGCGTGGTCGCGCAGGCCGCCAGGGAGATCCTGGTACTTCTCAATTCTTTGTATCACTGGAAGATGACCTGATGCGTATGTTCGGTTCAGACCGTATCGCTTCACTGATGGACAGAATGGGTTATAAAGAAGGAGAAGTGATCCAGCACAGCATGATCACCCGTTCCATTGAAAGAGCACAGAAGAAAGTAGAAGAAAATAACTTCGGCATCCGGAAACGCCTCCTGGAATATGATGACGTGATGAACAAGCAACGTACCGTGATCTATTCCAAACGTAACCACGCCCTCTTAGGAGAAAGGCTGTCCATCGACATTGATAACGCTTTCTATGAAGTTGCAGAGAACCTGGTGAACACCCATCGTGAAACCGGCGACCATGAAACATTCAAGCTGGATGTGATCCTGAACTTTGCCGTAGATACTGCTATAACACAGGATGAACTGGCTAAAGGCAACATCCAGGAAATTGCAGAGAAACTCTATTCAGAAGCGACTAACAATTATCACCGCAGAACTACAGAAGTGATGCATGGTACCCTCCCCGTGATCAAAAAGATCTACGAGGAACAAGGCCAGCATATCGAAAATATCTCCATTCCATTCACAGACGGCAAAAAAGGCATTAACGTGCTGGCGCCACTGAAGAAAGTAGTGGAAACACAAGGCCGCGAAACCGTAGCAGCCCTGGAACGCAGCATTACACTTGCCCTGATCGATGACGCCTGGAAAGAACACCTCCGTGCAATGGACGATCTGAAGCAATCTGTACAAAGTGCCGTATACGAACAAAAAGATCCATTGCTGATCTACAAGTTCGAAGCCTTCCAGTTGTTCAAACAAATGAGCGCGGAAAACAGTAAAGAGATCGTAGCCTTCCTCTGTAAAGCGGGTATCCCCGGCAGCCAGGGAGAAGATGAGATCACCGAAGGCCATGAACAAAAAACCGATATGAGCCGCATGCGCGCTTCACATCAGGAGTTTGAAAATGGCGGCGGCGCACAACAACAGCAGCGCCAGCAGGAATATGCACCTGCAGAAGAACAACACCGCCCTGAACCGGTACGTGTTGGACCTAAAGTGGGCCGTAATGATCCTTGCCCATGTGGTAGCGGTAAAAAGTACAAAGCCTGCCACGGCAAAGACGCTTAA
- the deoC gene encoding deoxyribose-phosphate aldolase, with protein sequence MKLNRYIDHTVLKPTTTLEDLKKLCMEAVEYDFAAVCVPPPFVKLAKTFVGNTSTKVATVIGFPFGYSAIEAKVAESVLSIIDEADELDMVANILAIRNGDWGYVEKEIGTIMPLIRNKQKVIKVIIESGILLEEEIIKCCELYAKYGVDFVKTSTGYAEKGASVEAVALMRKHLPANIQIKASGGIRTFAFAQELITAGATRIGASASVEIMKQAL encoded by the coding sequence ATGAAATTAAACCGCTACATAGACCATACGGTATTGAAACCCACTACCACCCTGGAGGATCTTAAAAAACTCTGCATGGAAGCTGTAGAATATGATTTTGCAGCCGTTTGCGTTCCCCCTCCTTTCGTTAAACTCGCTAAAACATTTGTAGGTAATACCAGCACCAAAGTGGCCACCGTTATAGGTTTCCCTTTCGGTTATTCCGCTATTGAAGCAAAAGTGGCGGAAAGCGTATTGTCTATTATTGACGAGGCAGATGAACTGGACATGGTGGCCAATATCCTGGCTATCCGCAATGGGGACTGGGGTTACGTGGAAAAAGAGATCGGCACTATTATGCCCCTGATCCGGAATAAGCAGAAGGTGATCAAGGTAATTATTGAAAGTGGCATATTATTGGAGGAAGAGATCATTAAATGCTGCGAATTATATGCAAAATACGGGGTGGACTTCGTTAAAACGTCCACCGGGTATGCTGAAAAAGGGGCCAGTGTGGAAGCTGTGGCATTAATGCGTAAACATTTACCTGCGAATATTCAAATAAAGGCTTCGGGAGGGATTCGTACCTTTGCCTTTGCGCAGGAACTGATAACTGCCGGCGCTACCCGTATCGGGGCCAGCGCCAGTGTAGAGATCATGAAACAGGCACTTTAA
- a CDS encoding SPOR domain-containing protein, whose translation MLYRTGCLFLLMLAAVTVRAQDSANAGSIKVSKDSRIDVLIKKQIYINTLAIRNQPGFRVQVFSSNKRNDANEAKAKVMQLFPEYRTYLDFQAPYFKVRIGDFKSRDEASELRDKLSTQFSGGVFVVPAIINVSPEKEIE comes from the coding sequence ATGCTCTATAGAACAGGCTGTTTATTTCTTTTGATGCTCGCTGCGGTTACCGTACGGGCACAGGATAGCGCCAATGCGGGAAGCATTAAAGTATCAAAGGACAGCCGGATAGACGTGCTGATCAAAAAACAGATCTATATTAATACCCTCGCCATCCGCAACCAACCCGGGTTCCGCGTACAGGTATTTTCCAGCAACAAAAGGAACGATGCCAATGAGGCCAAAGCCAAAGTGATGCAATTGTTCCCCGAATACCGTACTTACCTGGACTTCCAGGCACCTTATTTTAAAGTACGCATAGGGGATTTCAAATCCCGTGACGAAGCATCCGAGCTAAGAGATAAATTATCCACCCAGTTTTCAGGAGGCGTATTTGTAGTGCCGGCTATTATCAACGTGTCACCGGAAAAAGAAATAGAATGA
- a CDS encoding M20 metallopeptidase family protein, with protein MKNRIQSLARQYAPDLIACRHHLHSHPELSFQEYETSKFIQAKLDEYGIPYTAGVAGTGVVALIEGKNPSKKIIALRGDIDALPIEEANDVPYKSKNPGVMHACGHDVHTTVVLGAARILQQVKDEFEGTVKILFQPGEEKHPGGASLMIKEGALENPKPQAILGLHVLPAMETGKLGFRAGKYMASADEIYITVKGKGGHAAAPQLTADTILIASNLVVSLQQIISRNNDPFSPSVLSICAFNGGFTTNVIPSEVKLMGTFRAMDETWRFKAHELIRKQATELVHAMGAEIDIDILVGYPTLYNNEAVTATARTLAEEYMGVENVLDTELRMGAEDFSYYSQVIPACFFRLGTGNKARGITAGVHTPIFDIDENALEIGSGTMAYLATQF; from the coding sequence ATGAAGAATCGGATACAATCGCTGGCCAGGCAATATGCGCCTGACCTGATAGCCTGCAGGCATCATCTGCACTCCCATCCCGAATTATCTTTCCAGGAATATGAAACATCTAAGTTCATCCAGGCAAAACTGGATGAATACGGCATCCCTTACACAGCAGGCGTAGCAGGAACAGGTGTGGTTGCCCTGATTGAAGGAAAGAACCCTTCCAAAAAGATCATTGCTTTACGAGGAGATATAGATGCACTGCCCATTGAAGAAGCAAATGATGTACCCTACAAATCAAAAAATCCCGGTGTAATGCATGCCTGTGGCCACGATGTACATACAACAGTTGTACTGGGTGCTGCACGTATACTCCAGCAGGTGAAAGATGAATTTGAAGGTACCGTGAAAATATTATTCCAGCCAGGGGAAGAAAAACATCCTGGCGGCGCCAGCCTGATGATCAAAGAAGGAGCACTCGAAAACCCCAAGCCACAGGCTATCCTGGGTTTACATGTACTCCCTGCCATGGAAACCGGCAAACTGGGATTCCGCGCAGGAAAATACATGGCCAGTGCAGATGAGATCTATATCACGGTGAAAGGGAAAGGCGGCCACGCGGCTGCACCACAGCTCACAGCAGATACCATCCTCATTGCTTCCAACCTGGTGGTGAGCCTGCAACAGATCATCAGCAGAAATAATGATCCCTTCTCTCCCTCTGTATTATCTATCTGTGCTTTCAATGGCGGATTCACCACTAATGTGATCCCCAGCGAAGTTAAACTGATGGGTACTTTCCGGGCAATGGATGAAACATGGCGCTTCAAAGCCCATGAACTGATCCGCAAACAGGCTACGGAACTGGTACATGCTATGGGTGCTGAAATAGATATAGACATCCTCGTAGGATATCCCACACTCTATAACAACGAAGCCGTTACGGCCACTGCACGTACACTGGCAGAAGAATATATGGGTGTGGAAAATGTACTGGATACAGAGCTGCGGATGGGTGCGGAAGATTTCTCCTACTATTCCCAGGTGATCCCTGCCTGTTTCTTCAGGTTAGGCACCGGCAATAAAGCACGTGGCATCACAGCCGGTGTGCATACTCCCATATTTGATATTGATGAAAATGCATTGGAGATAGGAAGCGGTACAATGGCTTACCTCGCTACCCAATTCTGA